Proteins co-encoded in one Clarias gariepinus isolate MV-2021 ecotype Netherlands chromosome 13, CGAR_prim_01v2, whole genome shotgun sequence genomic window:
- the hivep2b gene encoding transcription factor HIVEP2 — METPEAALAVGCSPQGDTLEEEKHSDTEMVQRDHFPGTKDKIGLTERPHSDDSRSCPSIETQTVGSRTSPTLQASDKNPIYTWRKARFPPPGKRCFQSSVNLLSVGVHKKELKVKKTGKYVCHYCGRACAKPSVLKKHIRSHTGERPYPCVPCGFSFKTKSNLYKHRKSHTHAVKAGLFPFSEQDRKLSSMDEEVTVGEGEMHSEAEQSTDTDEEVREEAALAQKQPLHRGSSIQMKDRGDNVQEKCGRHTQKIPGITFTHSSSNESMSGKVSLWQFREMMTPVIVTQVDQELESSTIKQRLALRLSEKRSQDSLSLPSSYSKSSTDSGYFSRSESAEQQFNQPSANAKSYQEIMFGKCYRPSAKPRQSITVQTCMTDIKETPSSFMIKLTKGMAPEEATCHLHRHKKDLARSIKIESESFQEEYQEIPERFQCRTDLLETPPECGLLLRSNSLPTPSDSNVSAPQALRSSNSFDERMTNEEISFRSSMGMRKLMRQAAFEHSAHEGHAEPDNHTLVCGLKSEPKVDSADDSKIGIEHCPESESCFMFPNHMMENATRKRRKGKNIMEEEDFSTQNKPSCLPDLTGDLSSKQDIPDAANTDTERWTGSNVISVIQHTKSLSRPSSAEKSTDFESQQFNKSTLYQSIKKEQIKEKYKTDPLMPPGKIDSQYSGSGLIYQWSHLSKQLAFQSGIQVPEIRVTEEPDKPEKVRDVQVKPNEKNREEFQWPQRSETLSNFPVEKLPPKKKRLRLAEMECSSGESSFESACTSLSRSPSQDSNLSHSSSFSQSLDREESIHVASPAKSDEFSKCLEFLSVPGSSLSQQREMRRSASEQAPCNLPTELPEFRSKSFDYSHLSFSTSPIQSDIYASECGYKERRRGCLVRQDSLSGDPETHDKSVELNATQGSSDAVEIGRKMPSPDKQFLLEASFSGIEKMRYPLLHGSVSPQELISQDMSRMPEQIPHKQPLLPQKIKKEPEDPKTAEDNRIALVDLPKDHSHIGVTNVLSTLAVLSQAQPALASRSLHGLLVPVRIQMQVPCYGNITYTSISHILDSQYATNLVPNNVITQSQCLSFTSQHSVGFDVCQAPGHQRGLHNPQSSPAKLNTGIPLSLTSRTISTTEAPSGGASKRMLSPASSIELFIEATQQKRVKDENMYGQIVEELSAVELGHPDLGKEKQKKENVKSPSVAVEEIEMEDPNIGFYHKAGLSLSGSVSPESILVNNLPIPAQSAAKTLSRDIANTWILSQFPGLHTTTCVSWCYLNCSKPNSTQTAPQFSVYASWFMRCHNPNPPSLSTGKALALLQSKQKKQNATYTIAAMYQPGILVTTNLSSHKQEQGTIEARVGDISYDSQMKEIKQKSRPSRDNSKETEAPLRQTEPARVKIFEGGYKSNEDYVYVRGRGRGKYICEECGIRCKKPSMLKKHIRTHTDVRPYICKCCNFAFKTKGNLTKHMKSKAHLKKCLELGVSPMNMDNTDVAEHEDDVQKSSEIRPVTDAAIKHQFSDADDSDGGEEDGDEPDDDEDDEYDGDSTPRTQSRSTSPQPYTLNKPFPYISFTKNLDSKERLEASSVGNEDELTLEQRNTSYDPCTPQLLSLCWDSPHTRSICLRGDLSPQGHPGRAPSPLRPIFSRRDMNIRADVSPIRQLSPVRPISSATDVSRYRATSPRGQHRGLLRAASPRRGNYQHRSYVDSSREMKSEASALRQTTAVYPQMDKREAILQNVTDGMHSGTDASTLPSQGIFSHLPLHSQQQVQSPFPMVPIGGLRMPSVCPSGVPVDRHSQSLPQGDIPERANSRQASVCIPGPGVSNISSQRKEQPKSCTGLAREDKQEESVHICAEAIASLRITSEDIIGNPPKS, encoded by the exons ATGGAGACTCCTGAAGCCGCTCTTGCAGTAGGATGTTCCCCACAGGGAGACACTTTAGAAGAAGAGAAACACTCTGATACTGAAATGGTCCAAAGAGATCATTTTCCTGGCACCAAGGACAAAATAGGGCTAACAGAGAGACCCCACAGTGACGATTCGAGGTCATGTCCCAGTATTGAGACACAAACGGTGGGGTCAAGAACTAGTCCCACCTTACAAGCCAGTGACAAGAATCCAATCTACACATGGAGGAAGGCACGTTTCCCTCCCCCTGGCAAAAGATGTTTCCAATCAAGTGTTAACCTCCTGTCAGTGGGTGTGCACAAAAAAGAGCTGAAAGTAAAGAAGACAGGAAAGTATGTGTGTCATTACTGTGGGAGAGCATGTGCCAAACCCAGTGTGCTGAAAAAGCACATACGTTCACACACTGGTGAGAGACCATATCCATGTGTTCCTTGTGGTTTCTCatttaaaactaaaagtaaTTTGTACAAACACAGAAAGTCTCACACACATGCTGTCAAAGCAGGATTGTTTCCATTTTCAGAGCAAGATAGGAAGCTTAGTAGTATGGATGAAGAAGTTACAGTAGGAGAAGGAGAAATGCACTCAGAAGCTGAGCAGAGCACTGACACTGACGAGGAAGTGAGAGAAGAGGCAGCTCTTGCACAAAAACAGCCCTTGCACAGAGGCAGCTCTATCCAAATGAAGGACAGGGGGGATAATGTACAAGAAAAGTGTGGTAGACATACACAAAAGATCCCTGGGATAACCTTTACTCATAGTTCATCAAATGAGAGCATGTCTGGAAAAGTATCTTTATGGCAGTTTAGAGAAATGATGACACCTGTTATTGTCACTCAGGTGGACCAAGAACTTGAGTCTTCTACCATAAAGCAAAGACTTGCCCTTAGGCTTTCAGAGAAGAGAAGTCAAGATTCCCTCTCGCTCCCCAGCTCATACAGCAAAAGCAGCACTGACTCTGGCTACTTTTCACGCTCAGAGAGTGCAGAACAGCAGTTCAATCAACCCAGCGCAAATGCTAAGTCATACCAAGAAATTATGTTTGGGAAGTGTTATAGACCAAGCGCCAAGCCAAGGCAATCAATCACTGTACAAACTTGCATGACAGACATAAAAGAGACTCCATCCAGTTTCATGATTAAATTGACCAAAGGAATGGCACCTGAGGAAGCCACATGCCATTTGCACAGACACAAAAAAGACCTGGCAAGATCAATAAAAATCGAATCAGAATCTTTTCAAGAAGAATATCAGGAAATCCCAGAAAGGTTTCAGTGTAGGACTGATTTATTAGAAACCCCACCAGAATGTGGTTTACTTTTACGGAGTAATTCTCTTCCAACACCGTCTGATTCCAATGTAAGTGCACCACAGGCACTAAGAAGCAGTAATTCTTTTGATGAGAGGATGACAAATGAGGAAATCTCCTTTCGTAGCTCCATGGGCATGAGAAAGCTCATGAGACAGGCTGCCTTCGAGCATTCTGCACATGAAGGTCATGCAGAACCGGATAACCACACTTTGGTTTGTGGCCTGAAATCAGAGCCAAAAGTTGACAGTGCTGATGATTCTAAAATTGGAATAGAGCATTGTCCAGAATCAGAGTCATGCTTCATGTTTCCAAACCACATGATGGAAAATGCTACAAGGAAACGtagaaaaggaaagaacattatGGAAGAGGAAGATTTTTCAACCCAAAATAAGCCTTCATGCTTGCCTGACCTTACAGGGGACCTTTCTTCAAAGCAAGATATTCCAGATGCTGCAAATACTGACACAGAGAGATGGACTGGCAGCAATGTTATCTCTGTAATTCAGCACACAAAATCATTAAGCAGGCCAAGTTCTGCAGAGAAATCTACTGATTTTGAGTCACaacagtttaataaaagtaCCCTTTACCAATCAATTAAAAAGGAGCAAATTAAAGAAAAGTACAAAACTGATCCACTAATGCCTCCTGGAAAAATAGACAGTCAATATAGTGGAAGTGGTTTGATCTACCAGTGGTCTCATTTATCCAAACAACTAGCTTTTCAGTCTGGTATTCAAGTTCCAGAGATTAGAGTTACAGAGGAGCCTGACAAACCAGAAAAAGTACGAGATGTGCAGgttaaaccaaatgaaaaaaacagagaagaaTTCCAATGGCCTCAGAGGAGTGAAACTTTGTCTAACTTCCCAGTTGAAAAGCTACCTCCAAAAAAGAAACGCTTGCGTTTAGCTGAGATGGAATGTTCCTCTGGTGAATCGAGCTTTGAATCTGCTTGTACTAGTCTCTCTAGAAGCCCAAGTCAAGACAGCAATTTATCTCACAGCTCAAGCTTTTCCCAGTCACTTGACAGAGAGGAAAGTATACATGTTGCATCTCCTGCTAAATCAGATGAGTTTAGTAAGTGTTTGGAGTTCTTGTCTGTTCCAGGAAGTTCACTAAGCCAGCAGCGGGAGATGAGGCGCTCTGCATCAGAACAGGCACCCTGTAACTTACCCACTGAATTGCCAGAATTTAGAAGTAAGTCCTTTGACTATAGCCACCTTTCATTTTCAACCAGCCCTATCCAAAGTGACATCTATGCCAGTgaatgtggatataaagaaagaagaagaggtTGTTTGGTTAGACAGGATTCTTTGAGTGGTGATCCAGAGACACATGATAAATCTGTGGAGCTGAATGCCACACAAGGAAGCTCAGATGCAGTTGAAATAGGCAGGAAAATGCCTTCTCCAGACAAACAGTTTTTGTTGGAAGCTTCCTTTAGTGGCATTGAAAAAATGAGGTACCCTTTACTGCATGGAAGTGTTTCTCCACAGGAGCTAATTTCACAAGACATGTCTAGGATGCCAGAGCAAATCCCTCATAAACAACCACTTCTTCCCCAGAAAATCAAGAAAGAACCTGAAGATCCAAAAACAGCTGAAGATAATAGAATTGCTCTTGTAGATCTACCAAAAGACCATTCACATATTGGTGTGACCAATGTCCTGTCAACATTAGCAGTTCTTTCACAAGCTCAGCCTGCTTTAGCCAGTCGGAGCTTGCATGGTTTGCTGGTTCCAGTCAGAATTCAGATGCAAGTACCATGCTATGGAAACATCACATACACTAGTATATCTCATATTCTGGATTCTCAGTATGCAACAAATTTGGTACCTAATAATGTCATTACTCAGAGTCAATGTTTAAGTTTTACATCACAACACAGTGTAGGTTTTGATGTATGTCAAGCACCAGGACATCAAAGAGGACTCCACAACCCACAGTCATCACCTGCAAAACTAAATACAGGCATACCTCTTTCCTTGACCTCTCGAACAATTTCAACTACAGAGGCCCCGAGTGGTGGAGCTAGTAAACGAATGCTTTCTCCTGCCAGTAGTATTGAACTCTTCATTGAAGCGACTCAACAAAAACGAGTCAAAGATGAGAATATGTATGGGCAAATTGTAGAAGAACTTAGTGCGGTGGAATTAGGACACCCTGATCTtggaaaagagaaacaaaagaaagagaatgTGAAAAGTCCATCTGTGGCTGTTGAGGAAATAGAAATGGAGGATCCTAATATAGGTTTCTACCATAAAGCAGGATTGTCATTGTCTGGCAGTGTTTCTCCAGAATCAATTTTGGTAAATAATTTGCCTATACCAGCACAGAGTGCTGCAAAAACCTTATctagagacattgccaatactTGGATACTATCTCAGTTTCCAGGTCTTCACACTACAACTTGTGTAAGTTGGTGTTATCTTAATTGTTCCAAACCAAACAGCACCCAAACAGCACCTCAGTTCTCTGTATATGCTTCTTGGTTTATGAGATGCCATAATCCAAATCCACCAAGTCTCAGTACCGGAAAGGCTCTTGCTCTTCTCCAATCTAAACAGAAGAAACAAAATGCCACATATACAATTGCAGCCATGTATCAACCAGGAATACTTGTTACTACAAATTTGTCCAGTCACAAACAGGAACAG gggaCCATTGAGGCTAGGGTGGGAGACATATCATATGATTCACAAATGAAAGAGATAAAGCAAAAATCTAGACCTTCACGTGATAATAGCAAGGAAACCGAGGCACCTTTAAGGCAAACAGAACCTGCTCGGGTAAAGATTTTTGAAGGAGG GTACAAATCAAATGAGGACTATGTGTATGTCAGGGGACGCGGCCGTGGGAAGTATATTTGTGAAGAGTGTGGTATTCGATGTAAAAAGCCTAGTATGCTAAAGAAACATATACGTACTCACACAGATGTGAGGCCCTACATATGCAAGTGCTGTAACTTCGCCTTCAAAacaaaag GGAACTTGACTAAGCATATGAAGTCAAAGGCTCACTTGAAAAAATGCCTTGAGCTTGGTGTTTCACCCATGAATATGGACAATACAGATGTTGCTG AGCATGAAGATGATGTGCAGAAATCATCAGAGATCAGACCAGTAACGGATGCAGCCATTAAACATCAGTTCTCGGATGCGGATGACTCGGATGGTGGTGAGGAAGATGGAGATGAACCAGATGATGATGAGGACGATGAATATGATGGGGACTCTACTCCAAGAACCCAATCCAGAAGCACAAGTCCTCAACCTTACACACTTAACAAGCCATTTCCCTATATCTCTTTCACTAAGAATTTGGACTCTAAAGAAAGGCTTGAAGCATCATCTGTCGGTAATGAGGACGAGCTGACTCTGGAGCAAAGAAACACCTCATATGATCCTTGTACACCTCAATTGCTCTCTCTTTGTTGGGACTCACCTCATACGAGGAGCATTTGTCTAAGGGGGGATCTGTCCCCACAAGGTCATCCAGGAAGAGCCCCCTCCCCCTTGAGACCCATTTTTTCAAGAAGAGACATGAACATCAGAGCAGATGTCTCACCCATTCGCCAGCTTTCACCTGTAAGGCCCATTTCATCAGCAACAGATGTATCAAGGTATCGTGCAACCTCTCCACGTGGTCAACACAGAGGCTTGCTAAGGGCTGCATCACCACGTAGGGGAAACTATCAGCACAGATCTTATGTAGATTCAAGCAGAGAGATGAAAAGTGAAGCCTCTGCCCTAAGACAAACCACTGCAGTGTACCCGCAAATG GATAAGCGAGAGGCCATTCTTCAAAATGTCACTGATGGCATGCACAGTGGTACAGATGCATCCACTCTTCCCAGCCAAGGCATCTTCAGCCACTTGCCTCTGCATTCTCAACAGCAGGTACAATCTCCATTCCCAATGGTCCCCATTGGAGGTCTAAGAATGCCCTCTGTCTGCCCATCTGGTGTTCCTGTAGATAGACACTCTCAGTCGCTACCACAGGGTGACATACCAGAGAGGGCTAATTCCAGGCAAGCCTCAGTGTGTATTCCAGGACCTGGAGTAAGCAACATATCATCACAGAGGAAGGAGCAGCCAAAATCTTGCACTGGTCTTGCCAGAGAGGACAAGCAAGAGGAAAGTGTCCACATCTGTGCAGAGGCTATTGCATCCCTCAGGATCACATCAGAGGATATCATTGGTAATCCTCCAAAAAGCTGA
- the fuca2 gene encoding plasma alpha-L-fucosidase: MSCYSNHVSSLKQVFQVCPGLLNCAKSRASRHTTMAKWSFVFLFLLIGACNCQYKPTWESIDSRPLPEWFDQAKFGIFIHWGIFSVPSYGSEWFWWYWQGQKIPSYLLFMEKNYPPGFTYQDFGPQFTAEFFNAKDWVEIFASSGAKYIVLTTKHHEGYTLWGSKYSWSWNAVDVGPKRDLVDEISSALRKYTDLRLGLYHSLFEWFHPLFKADEKNNFTTTLFPQQKSLPELYEIINKYKPELLWSDGDGDAPDKYWNSTGFLAWLYNESPVRDTVVTNDRWGKDSICKHGGYYTCADRYNPGHLLKHKWENCMTIDQRSWGYRREAKLSDYLTIEQLITTLVETVSCGGNLLMNVGPTHDGRITPIFEERLRQVGQWLNVNGEGIYNTTAWKVQNDSSTPGVWYTWRPQEKAVYAFLLSWPSKGYIILSDPIVSETQTQAVMLGYKPLKWVPVKPRGLQVYLPALSPDQMPCSWAWTIRLTDVD, encoded by the exons ATGAGCTGTTATTCAAATCACGTGAGCTCTCTGAAGCAGGTTTTCCAGGTTTGTCCGGGTTTGTTGAACTGTGCTAAAAGCAGAGCCAGCAGGCACACCACTATGGCCAAATggagctttgtttttttattcctgttgATCGGAGCTTGTAATTGTCAATATAAACCTACATGGGAGTCAATTGATTCGAGGCCACTGCCTGAATGGTTTGATCAAGCAAAGTTTGGGATCTTTATACACTGGGGTATCTTTTCAGTTCCAAGCTACGGCAGTGAATGGTTCtg GTGGTACTGGCAGGGACAGAAAATCCCATCCTATTTGCTCTTTATGGAGAAAAACTACCCCCCTGGATTCACATATCAAGACTTTGGGCCACAGTTTACTGCTGAGTTCTTCAACGCCAAGGATTGGGTAGAAATCTTTGCATCATCAGGAGCAAAGTATATTGTCCTTACAACTAAACATCATGAAG gtTACACCTTGTGGGGTTCAAAGTATTCATGGAGCTGGAATGCAGTAGATGTTGGGCCAAAGCGGGACCTGGTGGATGAAATATCTAGTGCTTTACGGAAGTACACTGACCTGCGCCTAGGACTCTACCACTCTCTTTTTGAGTGGTTTCACCCTCTTTTCAAAGCGGATGAGAAAAACAATTTTACTACCACTTTATTTCCGCAACAGAAGAGCCTCCCTGAGCTTTATGAGATCATAAACAAGTACAAACCAGAATTATTATGGTCTGATGGAGATGGAGATGCCCCAGACAAGTACTGGAACAGCACAGGGTTCCTTGCATGGCTATACAATGAGAG CCCAGTGCGGGACACAGTTGTAACCAATGATCGATGGGGAAAGGATAGTATTTGTAAACACGGTGGATATTACACATGTGCTGACCGCTATAACCCAGGACATCTGCTGAAGCACAAATGGGAGAACTGCATGACGATTGACCAGCGCTCATGGGGCTATAGGCGCGAAGCTAAACTCAGTGATTACCTCACCATAGAGCAGCTAATTACG ACTCTTGTCGAGACTGTGTCGTGCGGAGGGAATTTGTTAATGAATGTGGGGCCAACACATGATGGCCGCATTACTCCCATATTTGAGGAAAGATTAAGGCAGGTGGGCCAGTGGCTGAATGTTAATGGTGAAGGAATCTACAACACAACTGCTTGGAAAGTGCAGAATGACAGCAGTACACCTGGAGTTTG GTACACATGGAGGCCACAGGAGAAGGCGGTTTATGCATTTTTGCTTTCATGGCCAAGTAAGGGATATATTATTCTCAGCGACCCTATAGTGTCAGAAACTCAAACACAG GCAGTAATGCTGGGCTACAAACCATTGAAGTGGGTCCCGGTGAAGCCCAGGGGTCTACAGGTCTACCTCCCTGCTCTGTCTCCTGATCAGATGCCCTGCTCCTGGGCCTGGACTATTCGCTTGACTGATGTAGATTAG
- the LOC128535840 gene encoding tatD DNase domain containing 3-like isoform X1, producing MQGYIDCHCHISSRDFDGDIDCVIEQSKKAGVQALVAVAEHAGEFEKVIQLSQRFSGFIFPCLGVHPVQEDSAQPRGASPEDLDSAMPLIEKYKEHIVAIGEVGLDFTPRIVNTETGKELQRQVLIRQVEIAKQLNLPLNVHSRSAGRPTIHLLKELGVENALLHAFDGKPSVAMEGVRAGYFFSIPPSIVRSEQKQKLVKQLPLENLCLETDSPALGPEKQVRNEPRNISISAEYIAKTKGIPVEKVIEVTTLNAFRLFPKLKTLIRNL from the exons ATGCAAGGCTATATCGATTGCCACTGTCACATCTCTTCCAGAGATTTTGATGGT GACATTGATTGTGTAATTGAGCAATCAAAAAAG GCAGGAGTTCAGGCTCTTGTTGCAGTAGCAGAGCATGCTGGGGAGTTTGAGAAAGTCATACAGCTTTCACAGAG GTTTTCTGGATTTATCTTTCCTTGCCTTGGTGTTCACCCTGTCCAAGAAGATTCAGCACAACCCAGAGGGGCATCCCCAGAG GATTTAGATTCTGCCATGCCTTTAATTGAAAAATATAAAGAGCACATTGTGGCCATTGGTGAG GTTGGGCTTGATTTCACACCCCGGATAGTAAATACTGAGACAGGCAAAGAACTACAGAGACAAGTACTCATTCGTCAAGTAGAGATTGCAAAGCAACTTAATCTACCTCT AAATGTCCACTCGAGATCTGCCGGAAGACCAACCATCCACCTTTTAAAGGAGTTAG GTGTGGAGAATGCTCTTCTTCATGCATTTGATGGAAAACCCTCTGTTGCAATGGAGGGTGTGCGTGCAGGTTACTTCTTTTCTATACCCCCATCAATTGTAAGAAGTGAACAG AAGCAGAAACTTGTGAAACAGTTGCCCCTAGAAAACTTGTGTTTGGAGACTGATTCACCAGCCCTTGGACCTGAAAAGCAG GTGAGAAATGAACCAAGGAATATCTCTATCAGTGCAGAATATATTGCCAAAACCAAAGGCATTCCCGTGGAAAAGGTCATCGAAGTCACCACACTCAATGCTTTTCGTCTTTTCCCCAAGTTGAAGACACTTATCAGAAATTTATGA
- the LOC128535840 gene encoding tatD DNase domain containing 3-like isoform X2, protein MQGYIDCHCHISSRDFDGDIDCVIEQSKKAGVQALVAVAEHAGEFEKVIQLSQRFSGFIFPCLGVHPVQEDSAQPRGASPEDLDSAMPLIEKYKEHIVAIGEVGLDFTPRIVNTETGKELQRQVLIRQVEIAKQLNLPLNVHSRSAGRPTIHLLKELGVENALLHAFDGKPSVAMEGVRAGYFFSIPPSIVRSEQQKLVKQLPLENLCLETDSPALGPEKQVRNEPRNISISAEYIAKTKGIPVEKVIEVTTLNAFRLFPKLKTLIRNL, encoded by the exons ATGCAAGGCTATATCGATTGCCACTGTCACATCTCTTCCAGAGATTTTGATGGT GACATTGATTGTGTAATTGAGCAATCAAAAAAG GCAGGAGTTCAGGCTCTTGTTGCAGTAGCAGAGCATGCTGGGGAGTTTGAGAAAGTCATACAGCTTTCACAGAG GTTTTCTGGATTTATCTTTCCTTGCCTTGGTGTTCACCCTGTCCAAGAAGATTCAGCACAACCCAGAGGGGCATCCCCAGAG GATTTAGATTCTGCCATGCCTTTAATTGAAAAATATAAAGAGCACATTGTGGCCATTGGTGAG GTTGGGCTTGATTTCACACCCCGGATAGTAAATACTGAGACAGGCAAAGAACTACAGAGACAAGTACTCATTCGTCAAGTAGAGATTGCAAAGCAACTTAATCTACCTCT AAATGTCCACTCGAGATCTGCCGGAAGACCAACCATCCACCTTTTAAAGGAGTTAG GTGTGGAGAATGCTCTTCTTCATGCATTTGATGGAAAACCCTCTGTTGCAATGGAGGGTGTGCGTGCAGGTTACTTCTTTTCTATACCCCCATCAATTGTAAGAAGTGAACAG CAGAAACTTGTGAAACAGTTGCCCCTAGAAAACTTGTGTTTGGAGACTGATTCACCAGCCCTTGGACCTGAAAAGCAG GTGAGAAATGAACCAAGGAATATCTCTATCAGTGCAGAATATATTGCCAAAACCAAAGGCATTCCCGTGGAAAAGGTCATCGAAGTCACCACACTCAATGCTTTTCGTCTTTTCCCCAAGTTGAAGACACTTATCAGAAATTTATGA